The proteins below come from a single Fodinicola acaciae genomic window:
- a CDS encoding CHAP domain-containing protein, with protein sequence MLMSATGRRAAGVAIAVLLLAGLASPVAAQSPPTATIQAATRAAIVAKAASQVGYAGDGNQCTKYTSVCADWCAAFTNWVWSQSGVSPVPTTLVARGVGLWGVNHGLFKPRNGGFGDPRPGDVVVYGPPDGQVGGHVSIVESVGNGVITTINGNYNNRVVRTTINPLTARAGAQNVLISGYVTPPGVVDSPPPTKHVDGDVSGDGSADLLATKTDGSLIYCPNNAAVNPDHLPFMDCVTTGGGWQNATKVVEGDVSGDGSVDIVAAKSDGSLIYCPNNAAVNPDHLPFMDCAVTGSGWGSTVTHMFLGDVSGDGSADLLATKTDGSLIYCPNNAAINPGHLPFMDCVTTGGGWDPAHVTNIAVGDVSGDGSVDILATKTDGTLIYCPNNGAINPDHLPFMDCVTTGSGWSDTTQIFAADVSGDGSADLLAIKGDGTLVYCPNNAAVNPGHLPFMDCANTGSGWQPSNATHVLAVDVSGDGSVDLLASKADGSLIYCPNNAATNPGHAPFVSCVTTGNGWQPSLVSRLVANAS encoded by the coding sequence ATGCTGATGTCAGCAACCGGCCGTCGAGCGGCCGGGGTCGCGATCGCGGTCCTGCTGCTTGCCGGCCTGGCCAGTCCCGTTGCGGCGCAATCGCCGCCAACGGCCACAATCCAAGCCGCCACAAGAGCCGCGATCGTGGCCAAAGCGGCCAGCCAGGTCGGCTATGCCGGCGACGGCAACCAGTGCACGAAATACACCAGCGTGTGCGCCGACTGGTGTGCCGCGTTCACCAACTGGGTCTGGTCGCAGTCCGGCGTGTCGCCGGTGCCGACCACACTGGTGGCTCGTGGCGTCGGCCTGTGGGGTGTCAACCACGGCCTGTTCAAGCCACGCAACGGTGGCTTCGGCGACCCGCGGCCGGGAGACGTAGTGGTCTACGGACCACCGGACGGTCAGGTTGGCGGACACGTGAGCATCGTCGAATCGGTCGGCAACGGTGTCATCACGACAATCAATGGCAACTACAACAACAGAGTGGTGCGTACGACCATCAATCCGCTCACAGCGCGCGCCGGTGCACAGAACGTGCTGATTTCCGGTTATGTGACGCCACCTGGCGTGGTCGACAGTCCCCCGCCGACCAAACACGTCGACGGTGACGTGTCCGGCGACGGCTCCGCCGACCTGCTTGCCACCAAGACCGACGGATCGCTGATCTACTGCCCGAACAACGCGGCCGTCAACCCGGACCACCTGCCATTCATGGACTGCGTCACCACCGGCGGCGGCTGGCAGAACGCCACCAAAGTCGTGGAAGGCGACGTATCCGGTGACGGCAGCGTCGACATCGTCGCGGCCAAATCCGACGGATCGCTGATCTACTGCCCAAACAACGCTGCCGTCAACCCGGATCACCTGCCGTTCATGGACTGTGCCGTGACCGGAAGCGGTTGGGGTTCCACCGTCACGCACATGTTCCTCGGTGACGTGTCCGGCGACGGCAGTGCGGACCTGTTGGCCACCAAGACCGACGGCTCGCTCATTTACTGCCCGAACAATGCCGCGATCAATCCTGGACATCTGCCGTTCATGGACTGCGTGACCACCGGCGGCGGCTGGGATCCGGCACATGTCACGAACATCGCGGTCGGCGACGTGTCCGGCGACGGATCGGTCGACATTCTCGCGACGAAGACCGACGGTACGTTGATCTACTGCCCGAACAACGGCGCCATCAACCCCGACCACCTGCCGTTCATGGACTGCGTGACGACCGGCAGCGGATGGTCTGACACCACGCAGATTTTCGCGGCCGACGTGTCCGGCGACGGAAGTGCCGACCTGCTCGCCATCAAGGGCGACGGCACGTTGGTCTACTGCCCGAACAACGCCGCGGTCAACCCGGGCCACCTGCCGTTCATGGACTGCGCGAACACCGGAAGCGGCTGGCAACCAAGCAACGCCACCCACGTACTCGCCGTCGACGTCTCCGGCGACGGCAGCGTCGATCTGTTGGCCAGCAAGGCAGACGGCTCACTGATCTACTGCCCCAACAACGCCGCCACCAACCCCGGCCACGCGCCCTTCGTCAGCTGCGTCACCACCGGCAACGGCTGGCAACCGAGCCTGGTCAGTCGACTCGTCGCGAACGCATCGTAG
- a CDS encoding AfsR/SARP family transcriptional regulator, giving the protein MRFGLLGPFEAFAQDRPISVRGNNNRVILAGLLVNVNHPISSERIASWLWSDRGDRVSPAPPRRVANVRTYVQRIRQQLPDEILRTTVHGYAVRADPDCIDLHRFARLLALGRRAQLRGDHAEAVMLFTDAIAAWRGPALDDIDSPALHEELAVRLGNDELMAHQQRAESLLTLGRHREVVTELARLVRRHPLREPLVGCLMTAHYRCGDRAAAVAQFEATRRALRENLGIDPSNELQRLHVRILRADPTLDLPLTIV; this is encoded by the coding sequence ATGAGATTCGGACTGCTGGGGCCGTTCGAGGCTTTTGCTCAGGATCGGCCGATTTCCGTACGCGGCAACAACAACCGCGTCATCCTCGCCGGCCTGCTGGTCAACGTGAACCATCCGATCAGCAGCGAACGCATCGCGAGTTGGCTGTGGAGCGACCGCGGCGACCGGGTTTCGCCGGCACCGCCGCGTCGAGTCGCCAATGTCCGCACGTACGTCCAGCGGATCCGCCAGCAGTTGCCGGACGAGATCCTGCGAACGACCGTCCACGGTTACGCCGTACGCGCCGATCCCGACTGCATCGACCTGCACCGCTTTGCCCGGCTGCTCGCGCTTGGCCGGCGGGCACAGCTGCGCGGCGACCACGCCGAGGCGGTCATGCTGTTCACCGACGCGATCGCGGCCTGGCGCGGACCGGCTCTCGACGACATCGACTCGCCGGCACTGCACGAGGAACTGGCCGTACGGCTCGGAAACGACGAGCTGATGGCACATCAGCAGCGCGCCGAGTCACTGCTGACGCTCGGCCGGCACCGCGAGGTCGTGACCGAACTGGCCCGGCTGGTGCGCCGGCATCCGCTCCGCGAGCCACTGGTCGGCTGCCTGATGACGGCGCATTATCGCTGCGGTGACCGCGCCGCCGCGGTCGCGCAGTTCGAGGCGACTCGCCGTGCGTTGCGGGAAAATCTCGGCATCGACCCGTCCAACGAGCTGCAGCGCCTGCACGTACGCATCCTGCGCGCCGACCCGACGCTCGACCTGCCGCTAACGATCGTGTAG
- a CDS encoding transglycosylase SLT domain-containing protein, translated as MSRRLLALLAAVFLAAAGLSAPAYAATGADLCAQVGLNAGFPRDRLVTAVAVALAESRCNPLAKSPPNHNGTIDRGLWQINSGAHPEVSDACAYDAQCNANAAYRISSGGTNWQPWSTYNNGAYRAYLSEAQAAVDRLGSQPPKRKHVDGDVSGDGSADLLATKTDGSLIYCPNNAAVNPDHLPFMDCVTTGGGWQNATKVVEGDVSGDGSVDIVAAKSDGSLIYCPNNAAVNPDHLPFMDCAVTGSGWGSTVTHMFLGDVSGDGSADLLATKTDGSLIYCPNNAAVNPGHVPFLDCATTGGGWDPAHVTNIAVGDVSGDGSVDILATKTDGSLIYCPNNAATNPGHLPFMDCVTTGNGWTDTAQIFAADVSGDGSADLLAIKSDGTLVYCPNNAAVNPGHLPFMDCANTGSGWQPSNATHVLAVDVSGDGSVDLLASKADGSLIYCPNNAATNPGHAPFVSCVTTGNGWQPSQVTRLLANNA; from the coding sequence ATGTCCCGAAGACTTCTCGCCCTGCTTGCCGCGGTTTTTCTTGCCGCCGCGGGCCTTTCGGCTCCTGCGTACGCGGCCACCGGCGCCGACCTGTGCGCGCAGGTCGGCCTCAACGCCGGCTTTCCCCGCGACCGCCTGGTCACCGCGGTCGCGGTCGCACTCGCCGAGTCGCGCTGCAACCCGCTGGCCAAGAGCCCGCCAAACCACAACGGCACCATCGACCGAGGTCTGTGGCAGATCAACAGCGGTGCGCATCCGGAAGTGTCGGACGCATGCGCGTACGACGCACAATGCAACGCCAACGCGGCCTACCGGATTTCCTCCGGTGGGACCAACTGGCAGCCGTGGTCCACGTACAACAACGGCGCTTATCGCGCGTATCTGTCGGAGGCGCAGGCCGCGGTCGACCGGCTTGGTTCTCAACCGCCGAAACGTAAACACGTCGATGGTGACGTGTCCGGCGACGGCTCCGCCGACCTGCTCGCCACCAAGACCGACGGATCGCTGATCTACTGCCCGAACAACGCGGCCGTCAACCCGGACCACCTGCCATTCATGGACTGCGTCACCACCGGCGGCGGCTGGCAGAACGCCACCAAAGTCGTGGAAGGCGACGTATCCGGTGACGGCAGCGTCGACATCGTCGCGGCCAAATCCGACGGATCGCTGATCTACTGCCCAAACAACGCTGCCGTCAACCCGGATCACCTGCCGTTCATGGACTGTGCCGTGACCGGAAGCGGTTGGGGTTCCACCGTCACGCACATGTTCCTCGGTGACGTGTCCGGCGACGGCAGTGCGGACCTGTTGGCCACCAAGACCGACGGCTCGCTCATTTACTGCCCAAACAATGCCGCGGTCAATCCCGGCCACGTACCATTCCTGGACTGCGCGACCACCGGCGGCGGCTGGGATCCGGCGCACGTCACGAACATCGCGGTCGGCGACGTGTCCGGCGACGGATCGGTCGACATTCTCGCGACGAAGACCGACGGTTCGCTGATCTACTGCCCCAACAACGCGGCCACCAATCCCGGGCATCTGCCGTTCATGGACTGTGTCACCACCGGAAACGGCTGGACCGACACGGCGCAGATCTTCGCGGCGGACGTGTCCGGCGACGGATCGGCCGACCTGTTGGCGATCAAGTCCGACGGTACGTTGGTCTACTGCCCGAACAACGCCGCGGTCAACCCGGGCCACCTGCCGTTCATGGACTGCGCGAACACCGGAAGCGGCTGGCAACCAAGCAACGCCACCCACGTACTCGCCGTCGACGTCTCCGGCGACGGCAGCGTCGATCTGTTGGCCAGCAAGGCAGACGGCTCACTGATCTACTGCCCCAACAACGCCGCCACCAACCCCGGCCACGCGCCCTTCGTCAGCTGCGTCACCACCGGCAACGGCTGGCAACCGAGCCAGGTCACTCGGCTGCTCGCCAACAACGCCTGA
- a CDS encoding L-serine ammonia-lyase, whose translation MTVSVFDLFSIGIGPSSSHTVGPMRAAGRFVADLKASGELAEVTGVRVDLYGSLAATGAGHGTQPAILVGLEGHQPETIDPDELERRREQIRATGRINLGGVTPVALTEDAIVLHALTILPRHPNGMTITAYAGGRAVHAQTYFSVGGGFVVTESEPLRAKPSADTPYSFGSAAELLALTTSHDLTVSGLMLAYERAFRSTSQVIDRLLRIRDVMVACERRGIGRDGVLPGRLRVRRRAAEWFRRLDAEDPRREPAFAEDWVNLVALAVNEENAAGGRIVTAPTNGAAGIIPAVLHYALHYTPAGKADPDDATVRFLLAAGAIGSLYKERASISGAEVGCQGEVGSAASMAAAGLAEVLGGVPAQVENAAEIAMEHSLGLTCDPIGGLVQIPCIERNAISAGKAINAARMALRGDGVHRVSLDQVIETMRSTGQDMSSKYKETSTGGLAVNVPVSVVEC comes from the coding sequence ATGACCGTCAGCGTCTTCGACCTGTTCTCGATCGGCATCGGACCGTCCAGCTCGCACACCGTCGGCCCGATGCGCGCGGCCGGCCGGTTCGTCGCCGACCTGAAGGCCAGCGGCGAGCTGGCCGAGGTCACCGGCGTACGCGTCGACCTCTACGGCTCGCTGGCCGCGACCGGCGCCGGCCACGGCACGCAGCCGGCGATTTTGGTTGGCCTGGAAGGCCATCAGCCCGAGACGATCGATCCGGACGAGCTGGAGCGGCGGCGCGAGCAGATCCGCGCGACCGGCCGGATCAACCTCGGCGGCGTCACGCCGGTCGCGCTCACCGAAGACGCGATTGTGTTGCACGCGTTGACAATCCTGCCGCGGCACCCGAACGGCATGACCATCACCGCGTACGCCGGTGGCCGCGCAGTCCATGCGCAGACCTATTTTTCCGTCGGCGGTGGCTTCGTGGTGACCGAATCCGAGCCATTGCGCGCGAAACCGAGCGCGGACACGCCGTATTCGTTTGGCTCGGCCGCCGAGCTGTTGGCGCTGACCACCAGCCACGACCTGACGGTGAGCGGCCTGATGCTCGCGTACGAGCGCGCGTTTCGGTCGACGTCGCAGGTGATCGACCGGCTGTTGCGCATCCGCGACGTGATGGTCGCCTGCGAGCGGCGTGGCATCGGCCGCGACGGTGTGCTGCCTGGCCGCTTGCGCGTACGACGGCGTGCCGCGGAGTGGTTTCGCCGGCTGGACGCCGAAGATCCGCGCCGCGAGCCGGCTTTCGCCGAGGACTGGGTCAACCTGGTCGCGCTGGCGGTGAACGAGGAAAACGCCGCCGGTGGCCGGATCGTCACCGCACCGACCAACGGCGCCGCCGGCATCATCCCCGCGGTTTTGCATTACGCACTGCATTACACGCCGGCCGGAAAGGCCGATCCCGACGATGCGACCGTACGATTTTTGTTGGCCGCCGGTGCGATCGGCTCGCTCTACAAGGAACGCGCGTCGATTTCCGGCGCCGAGGTCGGCTGCCAGGGCGAGGTCGGCTCAGCCGCGTCGATGGCCGCCGCCGGCCTCGCCGAGGTGCTCGGCGGAGTGCCGGCACAGGTGGAAAACGCGGCCGAGATCGCGATGGAGCACAGCCTCGGCCTCACCTGTGATCCCATCGGTGGCCTGGTCCAGATCCCTTGCATAGAACGAAATGCCATCTCCGCCGGCAAGGCCATCAACGCCGCGCGGATGGCGCTGCGTGGTGACGGCGTACACCGCGTCAGCCTGGACCAGGTCATCGAGACGATGCGCTCGACCGGACAGGACATGAGCTCCAAATACAAGGAAACCTCGACCGGCGGCCTGGCCGTCAACGTGCCGGTCAGCGTGGTGGAATGCTGA
- a CDS encoding glycine cleavage system protein H, whose protein sequence is MPEFPVDRSYTVDHEWVRLLPGEPLDEPVRVGITSVATDALGDLVFLDLPKVGSTVTTGEVCGEVESTKTVSELYPPVSGRVSAVNAAAVDDPSVVTADPYGAGWLFAVLPTATGDLLTAAQYAEKCGP, encoded by the coding sequence ATGCCTGAGTTTCCCGTCGACCGCTCGTACACCGTCGACCACGAGTGGGTCCGGCTGCTGCCCGGCGAGCCGCTCGACGAGCCGGTACGGGTCGGCATCACGTCGGTGGCCACCGACGCGCTCGGTGACCTGGTGTTCCTCGACCTGCCGAAGGTGGGCAGCACGGTGACCACCGGAGAGGTGTGCGGCGAGGTCGAGTCGACCAAGACCGTCTCCGAGCTCTATCCGCCGGTCAGTGGCCGGGTGAGCGCGGTCAACGCGGCAGCTGTCGACGATCCGTCCGTGGTCACCGCCGATCCGTACGGCGCCGGCTGGCTGTTCGCCGTGCTGCCGACCGCGACCGGCGACCTGTTGACCGCGGCGCAATACGCGGAGAAGTGCGGACCATGA
- a CDS encoding alpha-glucuronidase family glycosyl hydrolase, translating to MTGLTRRSLLAGSAGLAAGGVLPPPAASAAEDGYELWLRYRRVEDPALLAAYRAMITHLVVGGGEAVRAELTRGLSGMLGRAVPERPEPPGAGAVIVGTPQTSRLVAAYVDAGELRGLGPEGYLIQRRRGWIFVASMGDRGLVYGAFHLLRLLQTGESLARLDIRERPAYALRLANHWDNLDRTVERGFAGLSIFHWDELPNVRGRYADYARALASVGLNGTVVNNVNANARFLSSAMIHGLAGLAAVLREWGISLYLSANFASPMALSGLPTADPLDADVQAWWRAKAAEVYAAIPDFGGFLVKANSEGQPGPGDYGRTHADGANLIAAAVRPYGGIVMWRAFVHNFDPRTWASEAYRTFQPLDGKFADNVVLQIKNGPIDFQVREPVHPLFGALPHTKTMLELQVTQEYTGQSTHLCYLVPEWKQVYDFDTRGAGTVARIVGGAAGVMNIGDDRDWTGHQLAAANTHGYGRLAWNPALEPAGIAAEWARMTFGPCAQTVVSMLLESWPAFEAYTSPLGCGFLQNGGNHFDPDPVVSHGSHLADARGVGFDRTAATGTGDTGLWFPPVAAMYESLAGCPDELLLFFHHVAYTHRLRSGKTVIQHIYDSHFDGLLAAERLRRQWRTVRTDPSRFAAILDRFDHQVAHATIWRDTITEYFFEWSRILDVRRSWIQTRFAEPAVAVLAGTSNDVAVTVGNASADRVDAAVRLVAPAGWTSGTATASLDSTEFTAIPVPLTVPAATPGFATVGATAEASLDVITGARAANDAVVTPAGPQCVLALDAGTTGSPVLSTYQKLSPADLWDASRGFGWVGGKPQSRDRVILDALRRDFVNDTTARTLRLGLPAGGFDAYALVGDTNSLYPTRIRSGGTLLAASDAMPGNAFTWLRFRLGGGQVDLELSGDPGQHWHLNALVIIAGT from the coding sequence ATGACTGGACTGACGCGACGGAGTCTGCTGGCCGGCAGCGCCGGGCTGGCCGCGGGCGGAGTTTTGCCGCCGCCCGCGGCCAGTGCAGCCGAGGACGGATACGAGCTGTGGTTGCGTTATCGCCGCGTCGAGGATCCAGCGCTGCTGGCAGCTTACCGAGCGATGATCACGCACCTGGTCGTCGGCGGCGGCGAGGCCGTACGCGCGGAGCTGACGCGTGGCCTGTCCGGGATGCTCGGTCGTGCGGTGCCGGAGCGACCGGAGCCGCCCGGGGCCGGCGCCGTCATCGTTGGTACGCCTCAAACATCTCGGCTGGTCGCCGCGTACGTCGACGCCGGCGAGCTGCGCGGACTGGGACCGGAAGGATATCTGATCCAGCGCCGCCGCGGCTGGATTTTCGTTGCCAGCATGGGCGACCGCGGACTCGTGTACGGCGCGTTCCACCTGTTGCGGCTGCTGCAGACCGGTGAAAGCCTGGCGCGGCTGGACATTCGCGAGCGTCCGGCGTACGCGCTGCGGCTGGCCAACCACTGGGACAACCTCGACCGTACGGTCGAACGAGGTTTCGCCGGGCTGTCGATTTTCCACTGGGACGAGCTGCCAAACGTACGCGGCCGCTACGCCGATTACGCCCGCGCGCTCGCCTCGGTCGGCCTGAACGGCACGGTTGTCAACAACGTCAACGCAAACGCGCGTTTTCTGTCCAGCGCGATGATTCACGGCCTCGCCGGTCTTGCCGCCGTGCTGCGCGAGTGGGGGATTTCGCTCTATCTGTCGGCCAATTTCGCCAGCCCGATGGCGTTGAGCGGCCTGCCGACCGCCGATCCGCTGGATGCCGATGTGCAGGCGTGGTGGCGGGCCAAGGCGGCGGAGGTGTACGCCGCGATCCCGGATTTCGGCGGCTTCCTGGTGAAAGCCAACTCCGAAGGCCAACCAGGTCCCGGCGACTACGGTCGGACGCATGCCGACGGCGCCAACCTGATCGCGGCGGCGGTGCGGCCGTACGGTGGCATCGTCATGTGGCGCGCGTTCGTGCACAATTTCGACCCGCGCACCTGGGCCAGCGAGGCATACCGGACTTTCCAGCCGCTGGACGGGAAGTTCGCCGACAACGTCGTCCTGCAGATCAAGAACGGGCCGATCGACTTCCAGGTGCGCGAGCCCGTACATCCGCTGTTTGGCGCGCTGCCACACACAAAGACGATGCTCGAACTGCAGGTGACGCAGGAATACACCGGCCAGTCGACACATTTGTGTTATCTGGTGCCGGAGTGGAAGCAGGTCTACGACTTCGACACGCGTGGCGCCGGCACGGTCGCCCGGATTGTCGGCGGCGCGGCCGGAGTCATGAACATCGGCGACGACCGCGACTGGACCGGTCACCAGCTGGCCGCGGCCAACACGCACGGATATGGTCGGCTGGCGTGGAATCCGGCGCTGGAGCCGGCCGGCATCGCGGCCGAGTGGGCCCGGATGACCTTTGGACCGTGCGCGCAGACGGTCGTCTCGATGCTGCTGGAGTCCTGGCCGGCTTTCGAGGCGTACACCTCACCGCTCGGCTGCGGTTTCCTGCAGAACGGCGGAAACCACTTCGATCCGGACCCGGTCGTCTCGCACGGCTCGCACCTCGCCGACGCGCGGGGCGTCGGATTCGACCGTACGGCGGCGACCGGCACCGGCGACACCGGCCTGTGGTTTCCACCGGTGGCGGCGATGTACGAGTCGTTGGCCGGCTGTCCGGACGAGCTGCTGCTTTTCTTCCACCACGTGGCATACACGCATCGGCTGCGTTCCGGCAAAACCGTGATCCAGCACATTTATGACTCGCATTTCGACGGCTTGCTGGCCGCCGAGCGGCTGCGGCGGCAATGGCGTACGGTCCGCACCGATCCGAGCCGTTTCGCCGCTATCCTGGACCGTTTCGACCATCAGGTCGCGCACGCGACCATCTGGCGCGACACCATCACCGAGTATTTCTTCGAATGGAGCCGGATCCTGGACGTGCGGCGATCGTGGATCCAGACGCGGTTCGCCGAGCCGGCCGTCGCCGTGCTCGCCGGCACGTCGAACGACGTGGCGGTCACCGTCGGAAACGCGAGCGCGGACCGCGTCGACGCGGCCGTACGGCTGGTCGCGCCGGCCGGTTGGACGAGTGGCACCGCCACGGCGAGCTTGGATTCGACCGAGTTCACCGCGATTCCGGTGCCCCTCACGGTGCCGGCAGCGACGCCCGGCTTCGCGACCGTAGGCGCCACGGCTGAGGCCAGCCTCGACGTCATCACCGGCGCACGTGCCGCGAACGACGCCGTCGTCACGCCAGCCGGACCACAATGCGTCCTCGCGCTCGACGCCGGCACGACGGGCAGCCCGGTCCTTTCCACGTACCAAAAGCTGTCGCCGGCCGACCTCTGGGACGCGTCGCGAGGTTTTGGCTGGGTCGGTGGCAAGCCGCAGTCGCGCGACCGGGTGATCCTCGACGCGCTGCGCCGCGACTTCGTCAACGACACCACGGCGCGCACGCTCCGGCTCGGCCTGCCCGCCGGCGGATTCGACGCGTACGCGCTGGTCGGCGACACCAACAGCCTCTATCCGACGCGCATCCGGTCCGGCGGAACGCTGCTCGCGGCCAGCGACGCGATGCCGGGAAACGCCTTCACCTGGCTGCGGTTCCGGCTCGGCGGCGGACAGGTCGACCTGGAGCTGTCCGGCGATCCCGGCCAGCACTGGCATCTGAACGCACTGGTGATTATTGCTGGGACATAA
- the lexA gene encoding transcriptional repressor LexA → MSADDFEHLDTSTLPERQRRILVAIRDWVVRHGYSPSTREIGDAVGLRSSSSVSKHLASLEDKGFLRRGATVSRPIDVRAFLHEPAEQAISDDSVSVPVVGDIAAGTPISAIEHVDDQLSLPRELTGRGTVFALRVRGDSMIDAAICDGDMVVVRQQSEAYSGQIVAAMIDEEATVKVYRRRGGHVYLEPRNPAYSVIDGDDAVILGIVVSVLRSV, encoded by the coding sequence GTGAGCGCCGACGACTTCGAGCATCTGGACACCTCGACACTGCCGGAGCGGCAGCGCCGCATCCTGGTGGCGATCCGTGACTGGGTCGTACGCCACGGCTACTCACCGAGCACGCGCGAGATCGGCGACGCGGTCGGCCTGCGCTCCTCGTCGTCGGTGTCCAAGCACCTGGCGAGCCTGGAGGACAAGGGATTTCTGCGGCGCGGCGCCACGGTGTCGCGGCCCATTGACGTACGCGCCTTCCTGCACGAGCCCGCGGAGCAGGCGATCTCCGACGACTCGGTCTCCGTGCCGGTGGTCGGCGACATCGCCGCCGGCACGCCGATCTCGGCGATCGAGCACGTCGACGACCAGCTGAGCCTGCCCCGCGAACTGACCGGCCGCGGCACCGTTTTCGCCCTGCGCGTACGCGGCGACTCGATGATCGACGCGGCGATCTGCGACGGCGACATGGTCGTCGTGCGACAGCAGTCCGAGGCGTACTCCGGCCAGATCGTCGCCGCCATGATCGACGAGGAGGCGACGGTCAAGGTCTATCGCCGGCGCGGCGGCCATGTCTATCTGGAGCCGCGGAATCCGGCGTACAGCGTCATCGACGGCGACGACGCGGTCATCCTCGGAATCGTCGTTTCGGTGCTGCGCAGCGTATAG